A portion of the Gossypium arboreum isolate Shixiya-1 chromosome 8, ASM2569848v2, whole genome shotgun sequence genome contains these proteins:
- the LOC108468730 gene encoding uncharacterized protein LOC108468730 — MGQQQVNQIEAEHVFVEDVRDAIAANRQMVRSMTVEVYSRCNETFRVTETIGRRPGIPPRSYEVDLRNRRCDCMRFQTLYYPCAHVVAACAKVSLNVEQFIDEVYTHERTLRVWENEFPVLPDLSTWEVPPMTFELIPDKGLRKNPKGHPQSSRIHNEMDIREKSDEKLCGVCRLAGHNRSKCPLRNYHVRQSSQLGRN; from the coding sequence atgggtcaaCAACAAGTTAACCAAATAGAGGCGGAACACGTGTTTGTAGAagatgtcagggatgcaattgctGCAAACCGTCAGATGGTACGGTCAATGACTGTAGAAGTATATTCACGATGTAATGAAACGTTTCGAGTTACTGAGACTATCGGTCGTCGACCCGGTATACCACCTAGATCCTACGAAGTTGATCTTCGAAACAGACGATGCGATTGCATGAGGTTTCAAACACTTTATTATCCATGTGCACATGTTGTGGCAGCTTGTGCTAAAGTCTCACTCAATGTAGAACAATTTATCGATGAAGTGTACACCCATGAACGCACGTTGCGTGTATGGGAGAACGAGTTCCCCGTGCTTCCTGACCTATCTACTTGGGAGGTACCTCCGATGACCTTCGAGCTTATTCCAGATAAAGGGTTACGTAAGAACCCGAAAGGTCATCCGCAATCATCCAGAATCCATAACGAAATGGATATTAGGGAGAAATCCGACGAAAAGCTGTGTGGCGTATGCAGATTAGCTGGTCATAATCGAAGTAAATGCCCGCTCCGAAACTACCATGTTAGACAATCGTCCCAATTGGGTAGAAATTGA